Within Vicia villosa cultivar HV-30 ecotype Madison, WI linkage group LG1, Vvil1.0, whole genome shotgun sequence, the genomic segment CATGTTTTGGCCTGCACCGGAGTGTATGCCTCCAACAATCTCATTCAAAGACGTACTCTTTGGGCAGACCTTCAGAATCTTCTCAATTCGCATGCTTTCCCGTGGGCTTTTATTGGGGATTTTAATGCGATTATTGGCGCCCACGAGCATCGGGACAGGCTCAGTCCGGCTAGAAGACCAATGTTAGATTTCAAAAACTGGTCCGATACTAATAACCTTATTCATTTCCCCACTAATGGCGCAGCTTTCACGTGGTCGAACAGAGGGATTCTCTCATGTCTGTGGAGAGAAGGCTTGATAGATGTATTGGTAATATGCTATGGTTTGATGTTTGTAGCAAGTTCTCGGTCTCCACTCTTTATAAAAGTTCTTCGGATCATTTTCCGCTGCTTTTCGAATTCCATACCAATGTTGTTAAGGTGGTGTCCCATTTCAAATTTCTAAAAACTTGGTCCCTCCATAGCGATTGCAGAAGGCTTGTTGAATCGACTTGGGCTAAAGAGGTGGTCAGGTGCCATATGTTTGTTCTGACCAAAAGGCTGCAGATGCTGAAACGAGCTTTTAGAGAATGGAACCGCAACATCTTTGGTGATGTGTCTAACAATGTTAAATATGCATAAGAGGCTTTGGGAAACATTCAATGTCAAATTCAATCTGAAGGTGGTAATGCCCAGCTTCGGCAGCAGGAAATATCGGCTCAGCATGTTCTGGAAAGAAAAAGCTAGAGTAAATTGGCACTTGGAGGGTGATCGCAACACTTCTTACTTTCATCGTGTCACCAAAATCAAACACAAGCTGAAACCGCTTTCGTTGTTGAAGCATATGGATACCGTGATTACCGACCCCCAAGAGATTGCTTATTGCACGGTTAACTATTTCCAGCATTTGTTTTCTACTAATTTTGTTGTGGTGCAGGATTTCAGCTTGGTGGAGGATTCAATTCCTTTGATGGTTGACGATAATATGAACGACATTCTCACAAAGCTTCCTTCTATGGAGGAGATTACTGCTGCGGTCTTTGCCTTGAACAAGAATAGTGCTCCTAGTCCAGACGGTTTCGGGGCTGTTTTCTTTCAAACTTTCTGGGATCTTATTAAAGTGGATGTTTCGAATGCCGTTTTGGACTTTTTATTAATGGCTGGATTCTGCTAGGTTTTATTCCAACTCAATTGTTCTCGTTCCTAAAATAAAGGGTGCTGATTCCTTGGAGCAATTTCGACCTATAGCCATTTCGAACTTCAAGTTCAAGATTATTTCGAAAATCATTGCGGATAGGATGGCTTCGGTGATGCCGTTTTTAGTATCGCAAGAGCAAAGGGGTTTCATTCATGGTAGAAACATTCAGGATTGCATAGGCTTGGCTTCGGAAGCGGTTAATCTCTTGGATTCTAAGAGTTGGTGTGGTAATATTGCTTTAAAAGTGGATATCAAGAAAGCTTTCGATACGATTAACTGGGATTTCCTTCTTAAAGTCCTAAGCTCTTTTGGTTTCAACATGAAGTTCTGTTCGTGGATCTCCTCTATTCTTCACTCGGCTTTTCTGTCAGTTAATGTGAATGGAGTTCTTCATGGTTTATTCCAATGCTCCCATGGTGTCCGCCAAGGCGACCCTCTCTCGCCGCTGTTGTTCTGTTTGGCTGAGGAGGTCCTTAGTAGAAGGATTTCTCAATTGGTGGCTGCCAACAGTTTAGAGCTCATCTCCGGCCCTAAAAATGTTTTGGTTCCTTCACACATTCTCTACGCGGATGATGTGCTTATGTTTTGCAAAGGGAAACTCTCAAATATTCAAGCTCTCATTtcggtttttaataattatgcgGATTTGACAGGTCAGGTGGTTAATCGTGACAAATCGTTCATTTACGGTGGTTCAATGTCGCTGTCTCGTTTGAATATTCTTGCCAACTACTCTGGTTTCCAAAAGGGCTCTCTCCCTTTCTTTTACCTGGGGGTGCCGCTGTTTAGAGGGAAACCGAAGAGGGTTTATTTACAGCCTATTGCTGACAGAATTATCAGCAAGCTGGCTGCTTGTAAGGGCTCGCTTTTATCTTATGCCGGCAGAGTCGAATTAGTAAAATCCACCATATATGGTATGCTGAACCATAGCATGGCTGTTTATTGCTGGCCAGCGTCTCTTTTGTATGATATTGAAAAGGCGGTTCGGAGGTTCATTTGGAGTGGGGATATATCCAAAGATAAAACTGTGACAGTGGCTTGGAGGAACTTTTGCAAACCCAAAGCCGAAGGCGGGATAGGTATTAGATCGCTTCATAACCTCAACGATGCTTTCAACTTGAAAAGGGCTTGGGCAATCTTCAATTCTTCGGATAGCTGGGCAGTTCTTATTCGGAGTCGGGTTTTTTCGCAAAAACAATTTCATCAATCATCACATTTATTCCTCCCTATGGTCCAGCACCAAGCATGAAATGGGAAACGTACTGGAAAATTCTTCTTGGTGCCTCGGAAGTGGTAGTTCGATTAATCTTTGGCATGACAGTTGGTGTGGGCCTCCTTTATGCCTAGAAGATGATGCTCCTTTAGTTCTTGATAACAGTCTGGTTAGCAATATTATTGTCGACGGAAGTTGGGACTTTTCTTTATCCTCCATCACCATTCCGCCCTCTATTCAGTCCCGGATTCGCTCTTGTCACATTCCTTGTGATGTTCGGCCTGATGTCAGAATTTGGCATCATTCTATTAGCGGTGATTTATCTCTTAAGTCGGCATACGATTTTAAACGTCATAAAGGTATTACTTTGGATACGTGGAGGTGTATTTGGAATAAGTTTATTCCCCTAGCTAAGTCTTTCTTGGTTTGAAGGCTGGTTCATAATAAGCTCCCGACGGACGACATATTGAAAAAACGCTGTTTTTCTTTCCCTTCCAGATGTGATCTCTGCGGGTTAGATGAGGAAATGATTTCTCACCTCTTCTTTGTGTATCCTTATGCTTCTAAGATCTGGTTGTGGATTAAGAGCATTCTCAACATCAACCGTGCTTTTTTGGGCTGGCAGGATATTTGGTGTATTCTTGGGACAAATGGATCGGAGCACAGTAAGGTAATCACTAAAGTCGCCATTTTTCCCACTCTCCACTCGATTTGGAAGGCTCGCAACTCGGTAAGATTTAAAGATACCCCTTATTCTTTTTATACTGCTATTTCTTCTATTATGGCGGCGATCTCGATTACCGGGAATGCCATTGTGGTAGATTCTCATCTTTCTATGCATGATTTTGAGATTCTTAAACGGTTTAGAATTATCATCCGTCCGCCTCGTGCCCCGAATATTCGGGAAGTTTTATGGCAGCCCCCCCGGAGAATTGGAAAAATCTAAACTATGACGGTGCCTCCTTGTCTTCAGGTGTCTCTGTGTGTGGGGTTATTGCTAGAGATAATCATGGTTCTTTTTAGGCGCTATTGCGTCTCCTTTAGGTGATTCTAACTCTCTCATTGCCGAACTCTCGAGTGCAATGTTTGCCGTAGAGTTTGCTCATGAGAggaattggaatttgatttggTTGGAAACGAACTCGAAGGCGGTAGTCAGAGCTTTCAGTCCCCCTTATAGTGTGCCCTGGTTGATTAGAAACCGTTGGCTTCATTGCATCAACCTTGTGTCAAAGATGAATTTTGTTGTTTCTCATATTTATAGAGAAGGGAATAGCTGTGCAGATACCCTTGCTAACTTAGGCTTAGCTTTGACCAATACTACTCACTTTTCCTCTATACCTTCGAGTATTAGAgcggattttgtaaagaataggctaGTTTTGCCTTTCTTTAGGTTCTCTTATTCTTGAGAGGGTTTTGGTATAGTCCCTCCTCTCTTTTTGTGATCcgtttctttttttatatatattatcttattaaaaaaactaCAAAAATCAAAAGCCATTgctatttaaaacaaattaaagttaCCACCATTAAATTGTAACAAAAAGTacaatttagttaaaaaaaaattaaattttagacACAATTTACACCTAAATCAATGAGAtggaagataaaaaataaaattaaaattaaaattagatttttcaaagtcattaattttcttatattatagataaagaaaaaaaattaaaatttagtttttCAGAGCTATAAAAATACTTTCGTAAttgtagtatttaaaaaataaatgaaatgtaTTGAGAAGcaaaaatattacattttttttaaaataaccatgtattaaaaaaaattacgcaaataaccacgtttcggaaaaaattacgcaaataaccatgtTTCAGAATACGTTGACACCAaggcgccatctcacatggcTTAATCCCTTTTTTTATACCTAGGCGCCATCTGACATGGCACACTCAGTCCAATAAGCCATGTCAAATGGCGctttccttcaatttttaagaggAGGAGCCATTTCATATGGCTCCTCCTTGTATATGTGTGTTCTATAAATAATACCCCTTTTCTCCACCATTCTTCACACTTTCTCACTAAATCTTCTCATTTTCTCCCAAAATTTTATTATCATGGCTTCTGAGATTCTCACAAGAGATGGGTATGTATTTTTCTCGGCCATTAAACCGccgattaaaatgaaattttggaacaTCCATTCCTTGGAGTGTCTAAAGAGAGAGTTGAAACGCTGGTTAGATGACGACATCCCAACAGGCGAAGAAATTAGAAGAATCCAGAGAAGAAGAACTGCCATGTCACTTGCAACTGGAACGTCTCGCACTTGGTTGGAGGAAGTTGAAAGAGACAAAGATGTAATGATGATGATGCACGATTCTAATGAcattgttttggtgcttgttATTTCTTAGATAACTTATCGTGTTGTTGGCGTTTTTTTATCCGTTGTATGTGTTGTTTTTAAGTCGTTATGTCATTTAATTTCTAACAATGATATGTGTTGTAACAAATGTTCTTAATGAAAAGAAGACATGTTTAGATCTTAAAAGAAGTGTGCATACAAAATTCAATTCTAAGAACCACTAGCACGATTaggacaattttttttattgtgtccGACTTGGCGACATAAACCACACTTTCTTTCTAGCTTATCGAGCTCGTCCATTTCACTTGTGATACGCTTGCTTTTGGGACGACCCTTTTTATTTCTCCGCATTTGGTCGTTGTGCCAAACAATTTCCCCCTCGTacgcaggccaataatcctcTTTTGCTACCACTGCAAAGCCATTGTTGTATACGTGGAGCAAGGTCTCAGACTTGTAAATGGGAGACAGGAGTGCTAATGCATCTAAGTGAGAATGAGCACATGCTGCAAttacatgggagcaaggcatacgaaatgcCTGAAAATTCAACcgaggaagaaaaaataataaaagctaGAAATTATATTATGATGATGTTTGGTTGCTTCTTATTTCCCGAAAGTACGGGCAATAGTGTCAATATGTTGTATTTACCATTGCTTCGAGATTTTAACCAAACAAGAGAGTATAGTTGGGGTTCCGCtgttttagcctttctatacGCTTCATTATGTAAGTGTGCAAGAAAAGACGCTTGTACTTTCTATGGATGCGCCCTCTTGTTGcaagtatggggttggtggagaTTAGACTCTCTTAACCCCATAAACGACATGATATTCAGCTTCCCCTACGCAACAAAGTAAGTCCACATCGCTATCTATTTTATATTAACAGATgataaatatttgtaaataacTTAATAAAACTCTTTGTTTTAGGTTTTGCGTAACGAGCATGAATTACACGAAGAATCCTCGACGACATCTAGCCACGTATCGAAATCTTTTGGATCACCTTGGGGAAGGCGATGTATGTATTACCTATCCAATTCCAACTTACCCAACTTTTTGGATGAGCAATGTTATCGAGTTCGCATTGATCCCACTCCCCCACCGATGCGACAAAATTTTGACAACATGGGTCAACGATTATTTGCGAGCGGGACTTCAGAAGATTTTGATCTGACGGATTACATGGACGCTGAACGCATTGATTTCACGGGGCCCTCAACCCAACCACAACATGAAGCTCCTAGAGTGTAACAACGAACTAGGCGATCTCGCAATAGTCATTTTCAAAATCCGAACGATAATTAAATTTTATGCAATTGTATTCCTATTATGTAATCGTTTTATCTTAATGAAAATCTTTGTCGTCTTTGTTCAAGTGTCCACTCTCAAttgtttaagaaaaaaaaaagaaaaaaaaaagcaccAAGGCGCCATCTGAGATGGCTTATTGCAGAAAACCTGCACATAGGAGCCATCCTATTTGGCGCCTCCCTTCATCTGGTACAATGGTGGCGTCATCTCACATGGCGCTTTGGTGTCGAGGTATTTGATTATTTACGTAACTTTTTCCGAaacgtggttatttgcgtaattttttttaatacatggttatttaaaaaaaaaaattcaaaacacctACCTAATTCAACCTCAGCGTTAAGAGCTTTGTCTCCATGAATAAATTGGTGCCACGCTTTTTTTCGTCTTGCAGCAGCTATAACTAAATCCACTCTATTCTTCTTCGCacggaaaaaaaaaataaaagcaaaaatgaCACAGTTTGAAGAATTGCCTGAAGGATGCATCGCCACCGTACTCTCTCGTACTACTCCCATTGACGCCTGCAGACTCTCCGTCGTTTCCAACACTTTCCGTTCTGCCGCCGATTCCGACGCTGTCTGGAATCAATTTCTTCCTTCCGATTCTCAATTCATGGACTCTATCATCTCTAATTCTCCTCCACTTGCCAACGTTCCTTCCAAAAAGGCTCTCTACTTAGCACTATCCGATCGCCCTATCATCATTGACAATGGTCTAAAGGTATTGTTTCTCCCCAATTTcttgaatgttagggtttatcATGTTGACTGGTTAGTAATTAAACTGAATTGATAACGCAGAGCTTTCAATTGGATAGAAAGAGTGGGAAAATATGTTACATGCTAGCGGCTAGATCTTTATCCATCGCTTGGGTTGATGATAAGCGCTATTGGGAGTGGATTTCTATGCCTAACTCCAGGTTAGCTTAGCTCTTGAGTTTTGTATTTCTTTTCATTACTttttttgtgttatttgtgtTAATATTACTAGCGCTGTTCATGATATAGTTAGAAAATTGAATCGAACCAAACCATTGTAAAAATATACTCTAAGTCTCTAACTAAACAACAGTTTCAATTTACTAAGAATCGAACCGAACCAATATCATTGGTTTGATATACCATTTTAAAATTCCAAACTGTTAGAAGATAATTTTCCCAAACCGAACCGTTTATTAAAGAACCGACTTGTTAAACgatttttttattaaagtatttttcattttcagtttTGATTCGGTTTGGGTTCAGTTCAATTTTGCTTATTTGCTATCATATTTTCATCTGCCCGTTGGTAAATCTTCTAAACCAAGTAAGTAAAGAATGATTGACCAGAATCTACCAATGGGGAGTTCTATGTCACATCATATATCAAAATCCGTAGCTACTTCCTCAGGTTCAAACTCAAATATAAAACACATTCTGTTAAAGCAATGCTTGTACAAGTTTCTGTTTCTCAGTATCACTTCCAGTGTTGTCAAATATAGCCCGTGGTGGATTTTTTGACAACCACTATGACCAATTTGTGAAGCTTCACATTGTGTGTTGGCTTGATATCTCCACTTCCTCTATTCTAATCGCAACTTTTGGACAGGTTCCCCAAAGTCGCAAAGCTTCACATTGTGTGTTGGCTTGATATTCGTGGGATGATAAACATGCATGACTTGTCCCCAAATACTCAATACGCGGCTTATCTTGTGTTCAACTTGATTAATGCCTCAGGATTTCATAATCCGAATTCTCCGGTGGAAATATCAGTTGATGTCGAAGGTGGCCGCAGAAGTACTAAAAATGTCTATTTGGATCCGACTGTGGAAGATAGGTCTCACAACAGAGAAGTAGGATTGCAACAAACTAGTGTGAGAAATGATGGGTGGTTGGAGATTGAGATTGGAGAGTTTTTCAATCCAGGCCTAGAAGATGAAGAAGTCCAGATGAATGTTAAAGAGACAAATGATTATAGTTCGAAGATGGGTCTCTTTGTTGAAGGAATAGAAGTTAGGCCTAAGTAAAACCATTAAGCAACATGAACTATGCAAGGGGTCTTGCATTTTGGGATACGCATATAGTTTTGTTTCAAGTATTGTTGCTTCACACAGTTCATTACTGGTAGTATAATTATGCTTGTTAATATATTGGAATTACTATGAACTATTACTGTATAATTTATTGTGACGCAATACCTATTTGATGCCATTTATTGTTTTTAATAGTATGAATAAATCAtaatcaaaatataaatatagtacaaaaaataaagagagtcaatttaaataattaaaaatcatGGAGAAGGAGGTTTtttcttttgtgttttttatgaatTATGAATGAAAATGTATATGGTCATATGTCAACTTACCATAAGGACACAGACACATGTTAAGAAAGAAAATTATAAATGAATAGTGTgttaaaaagaaatatatatatatatatatatatatatatatatatatatatatatatatatatatatatatatatatatatatatatatatatatatatatatatatatatattaattagaaTAAAAGCAATGTCTCTTAAAAGTTTAGGGTTGAATAAACATAAAACTGTGAGTCTCTTTTGAAAATAGTTAAATTTATTAAAGTATAGAACACTACTAACTACACCCctttaataagaataataattctACAACAAGactaatcttttttttttggtcCAGTGGGTTTCTTATCGATACTTAAAGACCCATTAAAATTTTTGTCCTTAAGGTTTAAACTTGAAATGACATCTGTCAGCCAAGGAATGATAGTTGTGATGGGATAatcttttaaatatgtttttgtctttataaatattttaaaatttatttttagtcgAAGTGATGATGTTGATCGAAGTGCAGAAATATCTAACGAAGAGCTGAAACAGGTAGAAATTCCTattgaggtggagcaagttgatactgaattgcatatcctagatgaagtcgaagaagtagAAGATGTTGCGTAAGTTGGgaaaactgtcgatgactacctattgtgaAGAGATaagtcgagaagagtcatcaacccacctcagagacttgggtatgcggatcttatagcttatgccttaatctttgcaagtgaggttctagtcaaagaacctagagactataaggaagttatgaagaGTTTagataagactgaatggctgaaggccatgaatgataagatgaaatctcttcatgataatcacacttgggaactgattaaGAAACCTCaataggaatctctacctgttccaacaggtttcttgatcagttcccaaatgtgattatcatgaagagatttcatctcatcattcatggccttcatcCATTCAGTCTTATCTAGACTCCtcataaatttcttatagtttctaggttcttcgtctagaacctcacttgcagagattaaggcataagctataaggtcCGCATACCCAACTTTAGAATTtcttaaaatgagaagaattaaatatggattttttaaatttcaaaagataacgataaaagtaatgaaaatcttgatttagaaattaaattttgagttccttTTATTCCAAGAAACTTTTTAAAACGTTCTAAACatatctgcaaaataatcattcaaaaatatacaTTGATTTAACActagggactaaaactacgtgcataataattttgtaaggaccaaaacatgtcttttttttatagggacaaaaaacaaaatttaatattttatagcgactaaaaacatatttaacccttttttgaATGAAATATTGTATTGCTTGGGGATTAATTTTTGGACCAATCAACTATATATCTAAGAACAAATAATATAGATGTATTGCCAAATTTActcttttgttaaaataaaattacaCTATGCAAGATCCATTATtgtaattaacaaattaacaCATGACAAAAATAATGAGACTAAACTTCTCCCGATTATAGAGGCAATATAATGACACTTGCCTTTGTGTTTTTCACTTTCTTTACTGCAGCTTTCTTTACCTTTTCCATTGACTCCAGCCTAAATTGTCTTTTAGGAAATTGTCTTTTCTTTGGAATTTCTTCCCTAGTCCTCTTATCATCTTTGAAATAGTCATATAGTCGTCCTTTCTTGATAAGTCCTTTGATTGCGTCCTTGAGTTGAATGCAATAGTT encodes:
- the LOC131618581 gene encoding putative F-box protein PP2-B12 codes for the protein MTQFEELPEGCIATVLSRTTPIDACRLSVVSNTFRSAADSDAVWNQFLPSDSQFMDSIISNSPPLANVPSKKALYLALSDRPIIIDNGLKSFQLDRKSGKICYMLAARSLSIAWVDDKRYWEWISMPNSRFPKVAKLHIVCWLDIRGMINMHDLSPNTQYAAYLVFNLINASGFHNPNSPVEISVDVEGGRRSTKNVYLDPTVEDRSHNREVGLQQTSVRNDGWLEIEIGEFFNPGLEDEEVQMNVKETNDYSSKMGLFVEGIEVRPK